Proteins encoded together in one Pseudomonadota bacterium window:
- a CDS encoding M1 family metallopeptidase, whose translation MRLSLSLFAPVLAVSIGCSTVSTAEQKPAVAPILTSEQARDELTFARPLEARVTHVDLDLTLDFDARRVEGSATLDIVAAPEASEIILDSKGLLVESVTDPQGNALDYTIGEDMGTIGAPFTIRFNRDSGAAPQKITITYASGPDAVALQWLSPEQTAGGEKPFMFSQGQAILNRSWIPTQDSPGIRQSWEATITAPEDLNVVMSGILQGEAEPAGEGIHRFAFTMDKTVPPYLIAIAAGDIAFAELGPRSGVWAEPSMLETAKAELVDTEAMIDAAEAIYGPYRWGRYDMIVLPPSFPYGGMENPVMTFLTPTFIAGDRSNTGLVAHELAHSWSGNLVTYASWSDGWLNEGVTSYFESRISESVFGKKRAEQEYALSYGSLVAMVEERGADNPATAMRTPDNITPFETAGEAIYDKGTVFLRTVEQIVGREKFDAWMRGWFDRHAFQPATSEMWLAEIREGLIKGDAELEAKLMLDEWVYGTGIPGNAVKPDPAAFAAVDSAARIYVESRTLPVETWTGWSGAEQMRFMRKLPAKLSAAELTMLDDALRVSRTGNNEVLFLWLEAALRNQYQPAVPQAEAFLTRIGRNKFVAPLYKALSQQGEWGMAIAKPLYARTRAGYHSYTRSQVDPLVGWEG comes from the coding sequence ATGCGTTTGTCCCTGTCCCTTTTTGCGCCTGTTCTGGCTGTGAGCATCGGCTGTTCCACGGTCTCTACAGCTGAACAGAAGCCGGCTGTCGCGCCGATATTGACCAGTGAACAGGCCCGTGATGAACTTACCTTTGCCAGGCCGCTGGAAGCGCGTGTCACCCATGTTGACCTTGACCTGACGCTGGATTTTGATGCCAGGCGTGTCGAGGGCAGTGCTACGCTGGACATTGTCGCTGCACCCGAAGCCAGTGAGATCATCCTCGATTCCAAAGGCCTGCTGGTCGAAAGCGTAACCGATCCGCAAGGCAATGCGCTTGATTATACCATCGGCGAGGACATGGGGACGATCGGCGCGCCTTTTACCATCCGTTTTAATCGGGATAGCGGCGCAGCGCCGCAGAAAATCACTATCACCTATGCCAGCGGCCCCGATGCGGTGGCGCTGCAGTGGTTGTCGCCGGAACAGACTGCCGGTGGTGAAAAGCCGTTCATGTTCAGCCAGGGGCAGGCGATCCTCAACCGCAGCTGGATCCCGACACAGGACAGCCCAGGCATCCGCCAGAGCTGGGAAGCGACGATCACCGCGCCTGAGGACCTCAACGTCGTGATGAGCGGAATCCTGCAGGGCGAGGCGGAACCGGCGGGTGAGGGGATACACCGCTTTGCCTTCACCATGGACAAGACCGTGCCGCCTTATCTTATCGCCATTGCGGCGGGCGATATTGCTTTTGCCGAACTGGGGCCACGCTCGGGCGTTTGGGCCGAGCCGTCAATGCTGGAAACCGCCAAGGCAGAGCTGGTTGATACCGAGGCAATGATCGACGCGGCCGAGGCGATTTATGGCCCCTATCGCTGGGGCCGTTATGACATGATCGTACTGCCGCCCAGCTTCCCCTATGGCGGCATGGAAAACCCGGTGATGACTTTTTTGACGCCGACCTTTATCGCCGGGGACCGCAGCAATACCGGGCTGGTCGCGCATGAGCTGGCGCATAGCTGGTCGGGCAATCTGGTGACCTATGCCAGCTGGAGCGATGGCTGGCTGAATGAAGGCGTGACCTCCTATTTTGAGAGCCGCATCAGCGAGTCCGTGTTCGGCAAAAAGCGCGCCGAACAGGAATATGCGTTGAGCTATGGCTCGCTGGTGGCAATGGTCGAGGAGCGCGGCGCGGACAACCCTGCCACCGCCATGCGCACGCCCGATAATATCACGCCGTTCGAAACCGCTGGTGAAGCGATTTATGACAAGGGCACGGTGTTCCTGCGTACAGTGGAACAGATTGTCGGGCGCGAGAAGTTCGATGCATGGATGCGCGGCTGGTTTGATCGCCATGCGTTTCAGCCTGCGACGTCGGAGATGTGGCTGGCAGAAATCCGCGAGGGCCTGATCAAGGGCGATGCCGAGCTGGAAGCAAAGCTGATGCTCGATGAATGGGTTTACGGCACCGGCATCCCCGGCAATGCCGTCAAGCCCGATCCGGCCGCCTTTGCCGCCGTTGATAGCGCGGCCAGGATCTATGTCGAGAGCCGCACATTGCCGGTTGAAACATGGACCGGCTGGAGCGGTGCCGAACAGATGCGCTTTATGCGCAAACTGCCTGCAAAACTGAGCGCTGCTGAACTGACCATGCTGGATGATGCGCTGCGCGTCTCAAGGACCGGCAATAACGAAGTGCTGTTCCTGTGGCTGGAGGCGGCGCTGCGCAACCAGTATCAGCCAGCCGTGCCGCAGGCCGAAGCCTTCCTCACCCGCATAGGCCGCAACAAATTTGTTGCGCCGCTATACAAGGCGCTGAGCCAACAGGGCGAATGGGGCATGGCCATTGCCAAACCGCTATACGCACGAACACGCGCGGGCTATCATTCCTATACACGCAGTCAGGTTGACCCGCTTGTGGGTTGGGAGGGGTAA
- a CDS encoding uracil-DNA glycosylase yields MPDASAFSIPLQGGAPPGCRRCSRLVALRRETRKHHPGWWNRPVPAWGDPDAWLVLVGLAPGMHGAHRTGRAFTGDASGTVLHAALARHGLSNGLYEAQADDGLELHGVAITNVIQCLPPENKPSGAEIAECRRYFSRTLRHLPQARVVLALGRVAHQALVRHAGLAQKDVRFAHGAQHQLPDGRWLVSSYHCSRYNMNTGRLTEAMLDGVFVQAKALGQASE; encoded by the coding sequence ATGCCCGATGCCAGTGCTTTCTCGATACCGTTGCAGGGCGGTGCCCCGCCGGGTTGCCGCCGGTGTTCGCGGCTGGTGGCGCTGCGACGGGAAACGCGCAAACACCATCCCGGATGGTGGAACCGTCCGGTCCCGGCCTGGGGCGACCCGGATGCATGGCTGGTGTTGGTCGGGCTGGCCCCTGGAATGCATGGCGCGCACCGCACCGGCCGGGCCTTTACCGGCGATGCCTCGGGTACGGTGCTACATGCGGCACTGGCACGCCATGGGCTGAGCAATGGCCTTTACGAGGCACAGGCCGATGACGGATTGGAGTTGCATGGCGTCGCCATCACCAATGTCATTCAGTGCCTGCCGCCAGAGAACAAGCCGAGCGGCGCCGAAATTGCCGAATGCCGCCGCTATTTCAGCCGGACATTGCGTCACCTGCCGCAAGCGCGGGTGGTGCTGGCCCTGGGCCGCGTAGCGCATCAGGCGCTGGTGCGCCATGCCGGGCTGGCGCAGAAAGATGTGCGCTTCGCCCATGGCGCGCAGCATCAGCTTCCCGATGGCCGCTGGCTGGTGAGCAGCTATCACTGCTCGCGCTACAATATGAACACCGGGCGGCTGACCGAGGCAATGCTGGATGGTGTTTTTGTGCAGGCAAAAGCACTCGGTCAGGCCAGCGAGTGA
- a CDS encoding DMT family transporter: MRIFTLLLLALIAFAGNSLLNRAALADGAIGWADFTIIRLFSGALFLVVLVAIRNGAIAFPKQFSLAAWMMPAMLFAYAALFSWAYLGLTAATGALILFGCVQMTMQGIGLARGSYPSALQLMGTALAFAGLVWLLLPGVAAPPLLPGLAMAGAGIAWGIYSWLGRGVADPVQTTAANFSGSLVFCLLLVALAGLSGPVTLPGIMLAVASGAITSGLGYVLWYAVLPRLSVTNAAVAQLSVPAIAAMGGIVLLGEALTARVAIGGAIILAGIGLTIMRRP, translated from the coding sequence ATGCGCATTTTCACCCTTTTGCTCCTGGCGTTGATCGCCTTTGCAGGCAATTCGCTGCTAAACCGCGCGGCGCTGGCCGATGGGGCTATAGGCTGGGCTGATTTTACCATCATCCGGCTGTTCTCCGGTGCACTGTTCCTTGTCGTTCTGGTCGCCATCCGCAATGGCGCCATCGCCTTTCCGAAGCAGTTCAGCCTTGCGGCATGGATGATGCCGGCCATGCTGTTTGCCTATGCCGCGCTGTTTTCCTGGGCCTATCTCGGCCTGACAGCGGCCACCGGCGCGCTGATCCTGTTCGGCTGTGTGCAGATGACGATGCAGGGCATCGGCCTTGCCCGGGGCAGCTATCCCAGCGCCTTGCAGCTCATGGGGACGGCGCTGGCCTTTGCCGGACTGGTGTGGCTATTGCTGCCCGGCGTTGCGGCGCCGCCACTTCTGCCAGGGCTGGCCATGGCCGGGGCGGGCATTGCATGGGGCATTTATAGCTGGCTCGGGCGCGGTGTGGCCGATCCAGTACAGACAACCGCCGCGAATTTTTCCGGTTCGCTGGTCTTCTGCCTCTTGCTGGTAGCACTGGCCGGCCTTTCCGGGCCGGTGACGCTGCCCGGCATCATGCTGGCAGTAGCTTCCGGAGCGATTACCTCGGGTCTGGGCTATGTACTATGGTATGCCGTGCTGCCGCGGCTCAGCGTGACAAATGCTGCCGTGGCGCAGCTCTCGGTCCCTGCCATCGCCGCAATGGGTGGCATTGTCCTGCTCGGTGAAGCGCTGACCGCGCGTGTGGCCATTGGCGGCGCGATCATATTGGCCGGGATCGGCCTGACGATCATGCGCAGGCCATAG
- a CDS encoding glutathione S-transferase family protein: MSIILHHLEYSRSTRIIWLLEEMKTDYEMVRHARNPQTFRSPEELAAVHPLAKAPTVIVDGVTMVESGAIIEYLIERFGNGQFAPAPGSEGRARYLEWMHFAEGTMSMPVILTALAPRFGGLGETLTPFITTEVVKLLGYANDAVDGRDFLIGDDLTGADINLCYLLEVATAAKLMPAYPELQRYLAAMRARPAYGKSLELGGPIVFSPA; encoded by the coding sequence ATGTCGATCATCCTTCACCATCTCGAATATTCCCGCTCAACCCGGATCATCTGGCTGCTTGAGGAAATGAAGACCGATTATGAGATGGTGCGCCATGCGCGCAATCCGCAAACCTTCCGCTCGCCCGAGGAACTGGCCGCAGTGCATCCGCTGGCCAAGGCGCCGACGGTGATTGTCGATGGCGTGACCATGGTCGAATCGGGGGCGATCATCGAATATCTGATCGAACGTTTCGGCAATGGCCAATTCGCCCCGGCACCCGGCAGCGAAGGGCGCGCACGCTATCTCGAATGGATGCACTTTGCCGAGGGCACGATGAGCATGCCGGTGATATTGACCGCGCTGGCGCCACGCTTTGGCGGCTTGGGCGAGACGTTGACGCCCTTTATCACGACCGAGGTGGTCAAGCTGCTTGGCTATGCCAATGATGCGGTCGATGGCCGCGATTTCCTGATCGGCGATGATCTGACCGGCGCCGATATCAACCTTTGCTACCTGCTTGAGGTAGCAACGGCGGCGAAGCTGATGCCCGCTTATCCCGAATTGCAGCGCTATCTCGCCGCGATGCGGGCGCGCCCTGCCTATGGAAAATCGCTCGAACTTGGCGGGCCGATTGTGTTTTCGCCTGCCTGA